Proteins from a single region of Verrucomicrobiia bacterium:
- a CDS encoding TonB family protein, giving the protein MKNPYFISFLVHFLLILTLAFWPAPKKLIIPPSQTIQIRFRAAAQAALPEAKAEAQIPKPKKIEKPVPPGPKLVEKLKPPKKETPKQPPKTEQKEQAKPTTSPAPANTPFGETVLENANFPYSYYLEQMLNKIDQAWENPVRSDLPLSTVIYFRIQKDGSVTDLQIEAPSGFGSFDNACKRAILSSDPFPPLPSDFADLYLGIHLEFKQ; this is encoded by the coding sequence GTGAAAAACCCCTATTTCATCTCCTTTCTCGTTCATTTTTTGTTGATTTTGACGCTCGCCTTTTGGCCCGCGCCCAAAAAACTGATTATTCCCCCTTCGCAAACGATTCAAATCCGCTTCCGCGCCGCCGCCCAGGCCGCCCTGCCGGAAGCCAAGGCCGAAGCCCAAATCCCGAAGCCGAAAAAAATTGAAAAGCCCGTCCCTCCCGGCCCCAAGCTGGTGGAGAAGTTGAAACCCCCTAAAAAAGAAACCCCCAAACAGCCGCCGAAGACGGAACAAAAAGAACAGGCCAAGCCGACGACTTCCCCCGCCCCCGCCAACACCCCCTTCGGCGAAACCGTTTTGGAAAATGCCAACTTCCCCTACAGCTACTACCTCGAGCAGATGCTGAACAAAATCGACCAGGCCTGGGAAAACCCGGTGCGCTCGGACCTGCCCCTCTCGACCGTGATTTATTTTCGGATTCAGAAGGACGGGAGCGTCACCGATTTGCAAATCGAGGCCCCCTCCGGCTTCGGCTCGTTTGACAACGCCTGCAAGAGGGCGATTTTAAGCTCCGACCCCTTCCCTCCCCTGCCGTCCGATTTCGCCGACTTGTATTTGGGAATCCATCTCGAATTCAAACAATAG
- a CDS encoding biopolymer transporter ExbD: MSVNLESGGRSDYRLMADINVTNLVDVVLVLLIIFMIAAPMLQSGIELNLPKAAAGTKDAATGTVVSITEKQAIFINDQFVSLAKFEGKLAGLKRAGKTKTVFLRADRDVPYGFVVNVMGRIRALGIDQVDLVTEPEKVK, translated from the coding sequence GTGAGCGTCAATCTGGAAAGCGGCGGCCGTTCCGATTACCGCCTGATGGCGGATATCAACGTTACCAATCTGGTAGACGTGGTGCTCGTGCTTTTGATAATATTTATGATTGCCGCCCCGATGCTCCAGTCCGGGATTGAGCTGAATCTGCCCAAGGCCGCCGCGGGAACCAAGGACGCCGCCACCGGCACGGTGGTCTCCATCACCGAAAAGCAGGCGATTTTCATCAACGACCAGTTCGTCTCCCTGGCCAAATTCGAAGGAAAGCTCGCCGGGCTCAAGCGGGCCGGAAAAACCAAAACGGTCTTTTTAAGGGCCGACCGGGACGTCCCCTACGGCTTCGTGGTGAATGTAATGGGGCGCATCCGCGCCTTGGGGATTGACCAGGTGGACTTGGTCACCGAACCGGAAAAGGTTAAGTGA
- a CDS encoding MotA/TolQ/ExbB proton channel family protein, with protein MLLLDNQVWQLVTGSDFFSKIILAILVFMSAVSWGVIVIKLGQFKRVKLESERFLNIFRRRRSLSEVYTNLSGMRGTPLSRMLEYGAKDRDELSRRHALGNPVGNPHPAKLDAPAKSEGYLTKDDVDTIAITLKRVSQEEIAKLEKNVSFLATTGNSAPFFGLLGTVWGVMDAFLSIGIRGQATLAVVAPGIAAALIATIVGLAAAIPAVMGYNYCNSRLKEIAVQTDSFALELLTAFWKESGK; from the coding sequence ATGCTGTTGTTGGACAATCAAGTCTGGCAGTTGGTCACCGGTTCCGATTTCTTCTCCAAAATCATTTTGGCCATTTTGGTCTTCATGTCCGCGGTCTCCTGGGGGGTCATCGTAATCAAGCTGGGGCAGTTCAAGCGGGTGAAACTGGAGTCCGAACGCTTCCTGAACATCTTCCGCCGTCGCCGCAGTTTGTCGGAGGTGTACACCAACCTCTCCGGCATGCGCGGCACCCCCCTCTCCCGCATGCTGGAGTACGGGGCCAAGGATAGGGACGAGCTCTCCCGCCGCCACGCCTTGGGAAATCCGGTCGGCAACCCCCACCCCGCCAAGCTGGATGCCCCGGCGAAAAGCGAGGGGTACCTGACCAAGGACGACGTTGACACGATTGCCATAACCTTGAAGCGCGTCTCGCAGGAGGAGATCGCCAAGCTGGAAAAAAACGTCTCCTTTCTGGCCACCACCGGCAACAGCGCTCCGTTCTTCGGCCTGCTTGGAACCGTCTGGGGGGTGATGGATGCCTTTCTCTCGATTGGCATCCGCGGACAGGCCACCTTGGCCGTGGTCGCTCCCGGCATCGCCGCCGCCTTGATTGCCACCATCGTCGGGCTGGCCGCCGCAATTCCCGCCGTGATGGGGTATAACTATTGCAACAGCCGGTTGAAGGAGATAGCCGTGCAAACCGATAGTTTTGCCTTGGAACTTTTGACCGCCTTCTGGAAGGAAAGCGGCAAGTGA
- a CDS encoding SBBP repeat-containing protein → MFQNGINAPLLLGPRHGYLKPKRVGISSLAVCLLLCLLCFLGPNAKAQVDTAWSENYDGPALVDDYPNALAVDASGNVYVTGGSNASGSGTDIATIKYDPSGNELWAARYSFSSAVDQGDAVAVDGAGNVYVAGQSVGFGTCSDFVTIKYNSSGDTLWVRRHNSGGANCDLPKGIGLDASGNVYVAGTGGGDFLIIKYDSNGNLLWTRSYNGPGNSLDEAAELAMDGAGNAYVCGWGYNVGSNIDYTTVKYLPNGDTAWVRHYNGTGNSTDQAKAIAVSASGDVYVTGQSIGSGTANDFATIRYNSTGDTVWVRRYHNGNDIGIDLTLDGAGNAYVTGHADAGGFPAYEDFATIKYDAAGNQEWVNLYNSPGNIPHDFPTAIAADPAGNVYVTGRGYVGFPFNAADDYTTLRYSNAGVQQWVVRFNGSGNENDRPSGLAVDAVGNVYVTGGSKIPGNLWDYVTIKYSQNPHLSVTPSSLNFGYVTPGDTAALALTVLNSGAKELNLGSIIGPSAPFSLITDGCSGQSLSPFDTTDDCHLLVRFAPAALGSVLDSIKIPSNDPALPLKTLYLQGIGGGDTILIFSVSPDEVITGDTATLEITGQQFSSGALRALTSDPEVFLVRSESGPGRDTILADTVNLIDSTRLKAFFKFEETDLGWYDLVAERANGERSEYPRGVYLLISLVLPELRSVGFNGFSIGVERFGKLLCENAGSTKGFLLYQLKPPAPGAIEARLMTLTGDTIWSSQRDSADTVRAWVVPLDVAQSYWLADGWKVKPERVIFPKIAPRRLDDDEFVIFGSGQQVTVDGTTGVAKDKLKDLIKEVIIGTACQSVAQYLTDPSNVTLLENVLQNLANQLEQAQQAATPQGILKEVANQLNPLSGWVGIVDAMRSCLETIVGEFMRNWDQKRSNMAASICQLQGNQRLEQMDRILRRNAIGRRAVEDALLNCQSKGVRGYSGAVRGSWDPNDKTSAGAFILAKLPQEDTLRPVYPIPIAGFGDSIQYTILFENKAQATDSAVNVFITDTLDTNLDLSSLRIDSSSLRGNFSYSLNGQVLTAQFANIMLAPNVVPPEGEWFLNYWIKPKPNLPVRTFLRNRASIVFDFNPAIQTGEVVHMLCSGLGDLNGDVNFTPADVVLMLTCVFLGSGDCAHCFTDVNCDGNLSPADIVLELNKVFLDSPLPC, encoded by the coding sequence ATGTTTCAAAACGGGATTAATGCACCCCTGCTCTTGGGTCCACGGCACGGCTATTTAAAACCGAAGCGTGTGGGCATTTCAAGTTTGGCCGTTTGTCTTCTCCTCTGCCTTCTCTGTTTTTTGGGTCCGAACGCCAAAGCCCAAGTGGATACCGCCTGGAGTGAAAATTACGACGGTCCGGCTTTGGTGGACGATTATCCTAATGCGCTCGCCGTGGACGCTTCCGGCAATGTCTACGTCACCGGCGGCAGCAATGCCTCCGGCTCAGGCACGGACATCGCCACAATAAAATATGATCCGAGCGGAAACGAGTTGTGGGCCGCCCGCTACAGTTTTTCAAGCGCCGTTGACCAGGGGGACGCCGTCGCTGTGGACGGCGCTGGCAATGTCTATGTAGCTGGCCAGAGCGTCGGCTTCGGCACTTGCTCGGATTTTGTAACCATCAAATACAACTCTTCCGGGGATACCCTCTGGGTGAGGCGGCATAACAGCGGCGGGGCCAACTGTGACCTGCCTAAGGGAATAGGGTTGGATGCCTCCGGCAACGTCTATGTCGCCGGAACCGGTGGTGGGGATTTTCTCATCATCAAATACGACTCGAATGGCAACCTGCTCTGGACACGGAGCTATAATGGGCCTGGAAACAGTTTGGACGAGGCGGCGGAACTGGCGATGGATGGAGCCGGTAACGCGTATGTCTGCGGTTGGGGCTATAATGTTGGCTCGAATATCGACTATACCACGGTCAAATACCTCCCCAACGGCGATACCGCTTGGGTGCGCCATTACAACGGAACCGGAAACAGCACGGACCAGGCCAAAGCCATCGCCGTCAGTGCGTCGGGCGATGTATACGTAACCGGCCAGAGCATCGGCTCCGGCACGGCTAACGATTTTGCCACCATTCGATATAACAGTACCGGCGACACGGTTTGGGTGCGCCGCTACCACAACGGCAACGATATCGGCATTGACCTGACCCTGGATGGGGCTGGCAACGCGTACGTGACCGGCCACGCGGATGCGGGCGGCTTTCCGGCCTACGAGGACTTCGCCACCATCAAGTATGACGCCGCGGGAAATCAAGAATGGGTAAACCTGTATAACAGCCCGGGGAACATTCCCCACGATTTTCCAACGGCGATAGCGGCGGACCCCGCCGGAAACGTCTACGTAACCGGAAGGGGGTACGTCGGGTTTCCCTTCAACGCCGCCGACGACTACACCACCCTTCGCTACAGCAACGCCGGGGTCCAGCAGTGGGTTGTTCGTTTCAACGGCAGCGGCAACGAAAACGACCGGCCGAGCGGCCTGGCCGTCGATGCCGTGGGCAATGTGTATGTAACCGGCGGAAGCAAAATTCCGGGCAACCTCTGGGATTACGTCACCATTAAATACAGCCAGAACCCGCACCTTTCGGTTACCCCTTCCTCTTTAAACTTCGGTTACGTGACGCCGGGAGATACGGCCGCGCTGGCCCTTACCGTTCTGAATTCCGGGGCCAAGGAATTAAACTTGGGCAGCATCATCGGGCCGAGCGCCCCCTTCTCCCTGATAACGGACGGCTGCTCCGGACAGAGCTTGTCTCCCTTCGACACTACCGATGACTGCCACCTTCTGGTTCGCTTCGCCCCCGCGGCCTTGGGTTCCGTTTTGGACAGCATCAAAATCCCCTCCAACGACCCGGCCCTGCCGCTGAAAACTCTTTACCTGCAGGGCATCGGCGGGGGAGATACCATTCTGATATTCTCTGTTTCGCCGGACGAGGTGATCACCGGCGATACCGCCACGTTGGAAATTACCGGCCAGCAGTTTTCCAGCGGCGCCTTGCGCGCCCTGACCTCCGATCCGGAGGTCTTTCTGGTCCGCTCGGAGAGCGGCCCGGGAAGAGATACGATCCTGGCCGATACGGTAAACTTGATTGATTCTACCCGGCTCAAAGCGTTTTTCAAATTCGAGGAAACGGACCTGGGCTGGTATGACTTGGTGGCTGAACGGGCCAACGGTGAGCGGTCCGAATACCCGCGCGGGGTGTATCTTTTGATCTCCTTGGTTCTGCCGGAACTCCGTTCGGTCGGCTTCAACGGCTTTTCCATCGGGGTGGAGCGCTTCGGCAAGCTGTTGTGCGAAAACGCCGGCTCGACCAAAGGATTTTTACTGTACCAGTTGAAGCCCCCCGCTCCCGGCGCCATAGAAGCCCGCTTGATGACTCTTACCGGCGACACCATCTGGTCCAGCCAAAGGGATTCCGCAGATACGGTGCGGGCTTGGGTAGTCCCCCTCGATGTCGCCCAATCCTATTGGCTGGCGGACGGCTGGAAAGTCAAACCGGAACGGGTGATTTTTCCCAAAATAGCCCCTCGCCGCTTGGATGACGACGAGTTTGTCATTTTCGGCTCCGGCCAGCAGGTGACGGTGGATGGCACCACCGGCGTGGCAAAAGATAAGCTCAAGGATTTGATTAAAGAGGTAATCATCGGCACGGCCTGCCAGTCGGTCGCCCAATACCTGACCGACCCCAGCAACGTTACCCTTTTGGAAAATGTCCTGCAGAATCTGGCCAATCAACTGGAACAGGCTCAGCAGGCCGCCACCCCCCAGGGAATTTTGAAGGAGGTGGCCAATCAGTTGAATCCCCTAAGCGGTTGGGTCGGCATAGTGGACGCGATGCGCAGCTGTTTGGAAACGATTGTCGGCGAGTTTATGCGCAACTGGGACCAAAAACGCTCGAACATGGCGGCCAGCATCTGCCAGTTGCAGGGGAATCAGCGGCTGGAGCAGATGGACCGCATCTTGCGCCGCAACGCCATCGGCCGCCGGGCGGTGGAGGATGCTTTGTTGAACTGTCAGTCCAAGGGCGTCCGCGGCTACTCCGGCGCCGTGCGCGGCTCTTGGGACCCGAACGATAAAACTTCCGCCGGCGCTTTCATTTTGGCCAAACTCCCCCAGGAAGATACGCTTCGCCCGGTCTACCCAATCCCGATTGCCGGCTTCGGCGATTCCATCCAGTACACCATTCTTTTCGAGAACAAGGCCCAGGCCACCGATTCGGCCGTGAACGTTTTCATCACCGACACGCTGGACACCAATCTGGATCTTTCCAGCTTGCGAATTGATTCTTCCTCCTTGCGAGGAAATTTCAGCTACAGCTTGAACGGGCAGGTTTTGACCGCCCAGTTTGCCAACATTATGCTGGCCCCCAACGTGGTGCCGCCGGAAGGGGAATGGTTCTTGAACTATTGGATTAAACCCAAACCGAATCTTCCGGTCCGCACCTTCCTTCGCAACCGGGCTTCCATCGTGTTCGATTTCAACCCCGCCATCCAGACGGGGGAAGTCGTGCATATGTTGTGTTCCGGGTTGGGGGATTTGAATGGCGACGTGAACTTTACACCGGCGGATGTCGTTTTGATGTTAACCTGCGTCTTCTTGGGGAGCGGCGACTGCGCTCACTGCTTCACGGACGTCAACTGCGATGGCAATCTTTCCCCGGCGGATATCGTGTTGGAGCTGAACAAAGTGTTCCTGGACAGCCCCCTCCCCTGTTAG
- a CDS encoding AtpZ/AtpI family protein has protein sequence MEKSPKKWKELRRAGYLAAIPALLAIGPILGWFLGDFLDGKIGTGPWLSYAGILVGFVAAGREVYKLAKRAGEE, from the coding sequence GTGGAGAAAAGCCCCAAAAAATGGAAGGAACTACGCCGGGCCGGATATCTGGCCGCCATTCCGGCGCTTTTGGCCATCGGGCCGATTTTGGGATGGTTTTTGGGGGACTTTCTGGATGGGAAAATCGGCACCGGCCCTTGGCTATCGTACGCCGGCATCTTAGTCGGATTTGTGGCGGCGGGACGGGAAGTGTACAAGCTGGCAAAGAGAGCCGGGGAGGAGTAA
- the atpB gene encoding F0F1 ATP synthase subunit A, with the protein MILNLLDETVKHEEEVSELPNILTLIFGHHPHSAIGKFLIEYQNIFFAWVVAGLISLAFYLAYRKREMVPGGLQNLLELAVEGLDGIVTGILGKDGRKYLPFLGTLFLYILLMNLFGLIPGLMSPTGGPSGVNITMALAICVFCYVQYTAITRLGPLKYAYHLMGEPKGAVGWSMVPLILPAHLVGEIAKPMSLAFRLFGNITGEDILIFAFVGLGIALTSFLPVGVPLQVPFLFMALLTSTIQALVFTLLSTVYFSLVLPHGEVEH; encoded by the coding sequence ATGATTTTAAACCTTTTAGACGAAACGGTTAAGCACGAAGAGGAAGTGAGCGAGCTTCCCAATATTCTGACTTTGATTTTCGGCCACCATCCCCACTCGGCAATCGGGAAGTTTTTGATTGAATACCAGAACATCTTCTTCGCATGGGTGGTTGCCGGGCTCATTTCGCTCGCCTTTTATCTGGCGTACCGAAAGCGGGAGATGGTTCCGGGGGGGCTTCAGAATCTCTTGGAGCTGGCCGTGGAGGGGCTGGACGGCATCGTCACCGGCATTTTGGGAAAGGACGGGCGCAAGTATCTGCCGTTTTTGGGGACACTCTTCCTCTACATCTTATTAATGAACTTGTTCGGGCTTATTCCCGGGTTGATGTCCCCCACGGGCGGGCCTTCGGGCGTGAACATCACGATGGCCTTGGCCATCTGCGTTTTTTGCTACGTGCAGTACACGGCCATCACCCGGCTCGGGCCTTTGAAATACGCCTATCATTTAATGGGGGAACCAAAGGGAGCCGTCGGCTGGTCCATGGTGCCTTTGATTTTGCCGGCGCATTTGGTCGGCGAAATCGCCAAGCCGATGAGTTTGGCGTTCCGGCTTTTCGGAAACATCACGGGCGAGGATATTCTGATTTTCGCCTTCGTGGGGCTGGGCATCGCCTTGACCAGCTTTCTGCCGGTCGGCGTTCCCCTGCAAGTGCCGTTTCTTTTTATGGCCCTTTTAACTTCCACCATTCAGGCCTTGGTTTTCACTTTGCTTTCGACCGTTTACTTTTCGCTCGTGCTGCCGCACGGGGAAGTTGAACATTAA
- the atpE gene encoding ATP synthase F0 subunit C, producing MDYHVALAFALPLAIGVAAIGSGLGLGRAVQGALEAIGRQPEAYGKILTAMIVGAGLCEALTIYALIVFFMMRSAIVPVG from the coding sequence ATGGATTATCACGTAGCATTAGCGTTCGCGCTGCCTTTGGCCATCGGCGTGGCGGCCATCGGCTCCGGGCTGGGCTTGGGGCGCGCGGTTCAAGGCGCCTTGGAAGCGATCGGCCGGCAGCCGGAGGCGTACGGCAAGATTTTGACCGCCATGATTGTAGGGGCGGGGCTTTGCGAAGCGCTCACCATCTACGCGCTCATCGTGTTCTTTATGATGCGCTCGGCCATCGTCCCGGTCGGCTAA
- the atpF gene encoding F0F1 ATP synthase subunit B gives MNLVWQQVLTQIVGFLIVLWVLKRFAWKPILTLLEERRQKIKSEFEAAAQKKEEANQLLSSYEAKLKEIDALARAKITEAVAEAQKIAAEIKEEARKEGRELVTRSQAEIQREIAKAKVQLKEDMVAISLTATEKIISQKLDEPGHRRLVDEYLTRIEQV, from the coding sequence ATGAACTTAGTCTGGCAACAGGTCCTAACCCAGATCGTCGGGTTCCTCATCGTCCTCTGGGTTTTGAAGCGGTTTGCTTGGAAGCCGATTTTAACGCTTCTCGAAGAGCGGCGGCAGAAAATCAAATCGGAGTTCGAGGCGGCCGCCCAGAAAAAGGAAGAGGCGAATCAGCTCCTCTCCTCCTACGAAGCGAAGCTGAAGGAGATTGACGCTTTGGCGCGGGCCAAAATCACCGAGGCGGTTGCCGAGGCGCAGAAAATCGCGGCGGAAATCAAGGAGGAGGCGCGCAAGGAGGGGCGGGAGCTGGTCACCCGTTCCCAGGCGGAAATTCAGCGGGAAATCGCCAAGGCGAAAGTCCAGTTGAAAGAGGACATGGTCGCCATCAGCTTGACGGCGACGGAGAAAATCATCTCCCAGAAACTGGACGAGCCGGGGCACCGGCGGCTGGTGGACGAGTACTTGACCCGGATTGAGCAGGTATGA
- the atpH gene encoding ATP synthase F1 subunit delta, with protein MRKVGEERIARRYAVALFRAAGGKLDIYFDEAKHFLEIWRKEPSFSRLLLAPHLLTEEKKEFLERFFAGKVEPVWLGFFGLLIDKGRIGYFPQIAENFILLAEEAKGIMRARVQTAVALGSKEAEALKTKLEKKTGRKILLLPEVKPELLGGMVVILKDQIIDGSVRQRLNELKEQLLAVKVA; from the coding sequence ATGAGAAAAGTCGGCGAGGAGCGGATTGCCCGGCGGTATGCCGTGGCGCTTTTCCGTGCGGCGGGCGGCAAGCTGGACATCTACTTCGACGAAGCGAAGCATTTTTTGGAAATCTGGCGAAAGGAGCCCTCCTTTTCACGCCTGCTTTTGGCGCCGCATCTTTTGACCGAGGAAAAAAAGGAGTTTCTGGAACGTTTCTTTGCGGGAAAGGTGGAGCCGGTCTGGCTGGGGTTCTTCGGGCTTTTAATCGACAAGGGGCGGATTGGCTATTTTCCGCAGATAGCGGAAAACTTCATCCTCCTTGCCGAGGAGGCCAAGGGAATCATGCGGGCGCGGGTGCAGACGGCGGTGGCGCTTGGCTCGAAAGAGGCCGAGGCGTTGAAGACCAAGCTGGAAAAGAAGACCGGGCGGAAAATTTTGCTTTTGCCGGAGGTGAAGCCGGAGCTTTTGGGGGGGATGGTCGTGATTTTGAAAGACCAAATCATCGACGGGAGCGTGCGGCAGCGGCTAAATGAGTTGAAAGAGCAGCTGCTGGCTGTAAAAGTTGCGTAG
- the atpA gene encoding F0F1 ATP synthase subunit alpha produces the protein MAIKPEEVSSILQKEISQYQTRLEMEEVGTILQVGDGIARVWGLENVMMSELVTFPHDIVGMVLNLEQDNCGVAIFGSDQQIKEGDSVRRTGKIAQVPVGDVMCGRVVNALGQPLDGKGPIVTDKFRPLEGRAAGVTERQPVNQPVQTGLKAIDSMIPIGRGQRELIIGDRQTGKTAVAIDTIINQKGKNLFCIYVAVGQKSSTVAQVVKTLSDNGAMDYTTVVVASATDPAPLQYIAPYAGCAIGEEYCYTGRDALVIYDDLSKHAQAYRQLSLLLRRPPGREAYPGDVFYLHSRLLERAVKLSDEKGGGSLTALPVIETQAGDVSAYIPTNVISITDGQIFLESDLFYAGIRPAINVGISVSRVGGKAQTKAMRRVAGRLRLDLAQYRELAAFAQFGSDLDEATRAQLTRGERTVEILKQGQYEPFPIERQVMIIFVATHGYLDDLPLETVKRFEQEFYPFMEKEYPDVVHTIARTKDMDKATEAKLDEAAKKFHDRFKAGLK, from the coding sequence ATGGCGATAAAGCCGGAAGAAGTAAGTTCGATTCTGCAGAAGGAAATCAGCCAGTATCAGACCCGGCTGGAGATGGAGGAGGTGGGAACCATTCTCCAAGTCGGCGACGGGATCGCCCGGGTGTGGGGGCTGGAGAACGTGATGATGAGCGAGCTGGTGACCTTTCCCCACGACATCGTGGGGATGGTTTTGAACCTGGAGCAGGACAACTGCGGGGTGGCGATTTTCGGCTCCGACCAGCAAATCAAGGAAGGGGATTCCGTCCGCCGCACGGGAAAAATCGCCCAGGTTCCGGTCGGCGACGTGATGTGCGGGCGGGTGGTGAACGCGCTCGGGCAGCCGTTGGACGGCAAGGGGCCCATCGTCACCGATAAGTTTCGTCCTTTGGAAGGGCGGGCCGCGGGGGTTACCGAGCGGCAGCCGGTGAACCAGCCGGTGCAGACCGGGCTCAAGGCGATCGATTCCATGATTCCGATCGGGCGGGGCCAGCGGGAGCTTATCATCGGGGACCGGCAGACCGGCAAAACGGCGGTCGCCATTGACACCATCATCAACCAAAAAGGGAAAAATCTGTTCTGCATTTACGTCGCCGTGGGCCAGAAATCCTCCACCGTGGCGCAGGTGGTGAAAACGCTTTCCGACAACGGGGCGATGGATTACACGACCGTAGTGGTCGCCTCGGCCACCGACCCAGCGCCTTTGCAGTACATCGCCCCCTACGCGGGATGCGCCATCGGTGAGGAGTACTGCTACACCGGGCGGGATGCCTTAGTGATTTACGACGATTTGTCCAAGCATGCCCAGGCGTACCGGCAGCTTTCGCTTTTGCTCCGCCGACCGCCGGGACGGGAGGCGTATCCAGGGGACGTTTTCTATCTGCACTCCCGCCTTTTGGAGCGTGCAGTAAAACTTTCGGATGAAAAAGGAGGCGGGTCGCTCACCGCTTTGCCGGTCATCGAGACGCAGGCGGGGGACGTTTCGGCCTACATTCCCACCAACGTGATTTCCATCACCGACGGGCAGATATTTCTGGAGTCGGATTTGTTTTACGCCGGGATCCGGCCGGCCATCAACGTGGGGATCTCCGTTTCGCGCGTCGGCGGCAAGGCGCAAACCAAGGCGATGCGGAGAGTGGCCGGGCGTTTGCGTCTCGACTTGGCCCAGTACCGGGAGCTGGCGGCGTTTGCCCAGTTCGGCTCCGATCTGGATGAGGCGACGAGGGCGCAATTGACCCGCGGGGAACGCACCGTCGAGATTTTGAAACAGGGACAATACGAGCCGTTTCCCATCGAGCGGCAGGTGATGATTATTTTCGTAGCCACGCACGGGTATCTGGATGATTTGCCGCTCGAAACGGTCAAGCGGTTCGAGCAGGAGTTTTATCCCTTCATGGAAAAGGAATACCCGGACGTGGTGCACACCATCGCCCGCACCAAGGATATGGACAAGGCGACGGAGGCAAAACTGGACGAGGCGGCCAAGAAATTTCACGACCGGTTCAAGGCGGGGCTTAAGTAG
- the atpG gene encoding ATP synthase F1 subunit gamma, whose product MQSIRDIRRRIRSVSSTQQITKAMEMVAAAKLRRAQGRLAQARPYGEKAEEILKNLSGAAAEVSHPLLEVRPVKKTVLVAIASDRGLCGSYNANVIRRAEVFLKDYNPENCELVLVGKKAFDFYKKRKWNVRKVFTDFGGNLNFAKAKTLATELMKAYENKEVDQIVLLYTRFLSTSTYRVHLAPFLPLVPEKKGEVSGDYIFEPSPAEIFQHLVPRFCLTRVVLALAESFASEHGSRMISMGGATRNAGEMIDHLTLVRNKARQASITKEILEVVGGAEALQ is encoded by the coding sequence ATGCAGTCGATACGGGACATAAGAAGGCGGATTCGGTCGGTTTCCTCCACCCAGCAGATCACCAAGGCGATGGAGATGGTGGCGGCGGCCAAGCTGCGTCGCGCTCAAGGCCGATTGGCGCAGGCGCGGCCGTACGGCGAGAAGGCGGAGGAGATTTTGAAAAACCTCTCCGGAGCGGCGGCGGAGGTTTCCCATCCGCTTTTGGAAGTCCGGCCGGTCAAAAAAACCGTTCTGGTGGCGATCGCCTCCGACCGGGGGCTCTGCGGGTCGTACAACGCCAACGTCATCCGCCGCGCGGAGGTTTTTCTGAAGGATTACAATCCGGAGAACTGCGAGCTGGTTTTGGTCGGCAAAAAAGCGTTCGACTTCTACAAAAAGCGGAAGTGGAACGTGCGGAAGGTTTTTACCGATTTCGGCGGGAATCTGAATTTCGCCAAGGCGAAAACACTCGCCACGGAATTGATGAAGGCGTACGAAAACAAAGAGGTGGATCAAATCGTTCTCCTATACACGCGCTTTTTATCCACCAGCACCTACCGGGTGCATCTGGCGCCGTTTTTGCCGCTCGTGCCGGAGAAAAAGGGGGAGGTTTCCGGGGATTACATCTTCGAGCCCTCTCCGGCGGAGATTTTTCAGCATCTTGTTCCCCGGTTCTGTTTGACGCGGGTCGTTCTGGCCTTGGCCGAATCGTTCGCCTCCGAACACGGTTCGCGGATGATTTCGATGGGAGGAGCGACACGAAACGCGGGGGAGATGATCGATCATCTCACGTTGGTTCGCAACAAAGCGCGCCAGGCCTCGATAACCAAAGAAATTTTGGAAGTGGTCGGCGGGGCGGAAGCTTTACAGTAG